A stretch of Bacteroidota bacterium DNA encodes these proteins:
- a CDS encoding NADH-quinone oxidoreductase subunit N: MSLINYISMMRFEVLALGMVIFLLLVKVFSEKLNPSVMLGFVNVSLLLMLASGFIGHPYGSMFGGMFLNDGTLMLEKSIITFAVLLISLQANNWLKNHSSYLEFYLLLFSVLIGMYFMISSGNFLMFYLGLETATIPLTALVAFDFNKIRSAEGAGKMILSSAFSSAILLFCLSLLYGTTGSLDFGAVSQNFSPDLLSLLGLSLLLVGFAFKISVVPFHLWTADTYEGSPVAITTFLSVVSKGAAVFIFMTILYRVFGHLYEKWIHALVLLSAITMTIGNLFAMRQSNIKRFLAFSSITQAGYILIGVASGTMQGMSSVIYFLLIYIFSNVGAFTVVSLISDKTGKDDIDDYKGLYKTNPKLALAMMIALLSLAGVPPTAGFFGKLFLLTSGASAGLITLLIIASLNMVISLYYYLKIVKVMFVDKNETPIENFSSDILSKVVLVLCMIGILAIGFANYIFEYIHSLSFGI; this comes from the coding sequence ATGAGCCTAATCAATTACATATCCATGATGCGTTTCGAAGTGCTTGCGCTTGGAATGGTGATTTTCCTTTTACTAGTAAAAGTTTTTTCTGAGAAACTAAATCCTTCTGTGATGCTGGGATTTGTAAATGTTTCTCTGCTTCTAATGCTTGCTTCAGGATTCATCGGACATCCGTACGGAAGCATGTTCGGGGGAATGTTTCTGAATGACGGAACGCTGATGCTTGAAAAATCCATAATTACTTTTGCAGTGCTGCTCATTTCTCTGCAGGCAAATAACTGGCTGAAAAATCATTCCAGCTATCTTGAATTTTATCTTTTACTTTTCTCTGTTCTCATCGGAATGTATTTCATGATTTCTTCCGGAAACTTTCTGATGTTCTATCTCGGACTTGAAACTGCAACGATTCCTCTCACAGCGCTTGTTGCTTTTGATTTTAATAAAATCCGTTCAGCAGAAGGAGCTGGCAAAATGATTTTGTCTTCTGCTTTTTCTTCCGCTATATTACTCTTCTGCCTTTCCTTATTATATGGAACAACCGGCTCGCTGGATTTTGGTGCTGTCTCTCAAAATTTTTCACCTGATTTATTATCACTTTTAGGTTTATCTCTTCTTCTCGTAGGATTTGCGTTTAAAATTTCAGTCGTTCCTTTCCATCTCTGGACGGCAGATACGTACGAAGGTTCACCCGTAGCCATCACTACTTTCCTTTCAGTAGTTTCCAAAGGCGCGGCTGTTTTCATTTTCATGACAATTCTCTACAGAGTTTTCGGACATCTATATGAGAAATGGATTCATGCACTGGTGCTTCTTTCGGCAATCACCATGACCATCGGAAATCTTTTCGCGATGAGGCAGTCCAATATCAAACGATTTCTTGCTTTCTCTTCTATCACTCAAGCGGGATATATTTTGATAGGTGTTGCTTCCGGAACAATGCAGGGAATGTCTTCAGTAATTTATTTTCTGCTGATTTATATTTTCTCCAACGTGGGCGCATTCACAGTCGTTTCTCTCATCAGCGATAAAACCGGTAAAGACGATATAGATGATTACAAAGGACTTTACAAAACAAATCCAAAGCTTGCCCTTGCTATGATGATTGCGTTACTTTCTCTGGCAGGAGTTCCGCCTACGGCAGGTTTCTTCGGAAAATTATTTCTGCTTACATCAGGTGCTTCCGCAGGATTGATAACTCTCCTTATCATCGCTTCATTGAACATGGTTATTTCACTTTATTATTATCTGAAAATTGTTAAAGTAATGTTCGTAGATAAAAATGAAACTCCGATTGAAAATTTCTCCAGCGACATTTTGTCAAAAGTTGTTTTGGTACTCTGCATGATAGGAATTCTTGCTATAGGATTTGCAAATTATATTTTTGAATACATCCACTCACTTAGTTTTGGAATATGA
- a CDS encoding aminotransferase class I/II-fold pyridoxal phosphate-dependent enzyme has protein sequence MEKFIDLRSDTVTRPSKGMLEAMMNAQVGDDVFKEDPSVNLLEERTAKLFGKEAGVYCPSGTMTNQVAIKAHTQPGNELICDIAAHIYINEAGGIAFNSGVQVRLVNGDQGRLSAQQVSENINAPFDWLPQTTLVCLENTVNRAGGSYYSLDSIKEISEVCKKNNLKLHLDGARIFNALAETGDSPAETAKYFDSVSICFSKGLGCPVGSVLVGDADYIKKARRVRKVFGGGMRQAGFIASAGLYALDNNIKRLKEDHIRAQKIAEVLKTAPYVQELLPVTTNIIIFTVKEPMTSQEFIAKLGEKDVKGIAFGKKMVRFVTHLDFTDEMLEKTLKALKSI, from the coding sequence ATGGAAAAATTTATTGACTTAAGAAGTGATACCGTTACGCGCCCATCCAAAGGAATGCTCGAAGCGATGATGAACGCGCAAGTAGGCGATGATGTTTTCAAAGAAGACCCGAGCGTAAATCTGCTGGAAGAACGCACAGCAAAACTTTTCGGAAAAGAAGCGGGCGTGTATTGTCCTTCGGGAACAATGACGAATCAGGTCGCTATCAAAGCGCACACGCAGCCGGGCAATGAATTGATCTGCGATATTGCCGCGCACATTTATATAAATGAAGCGGGAGGAATTGCTTTCAACTCCGGAGTTCAGGTGCGATTGGTGAACGGAGACCAGGGAAGGCTTTCCGCTCAACAAGTTTCGGAAAATATTAATGCGCCATTTGACTGGCTTCCGCAGACAACGCTGGTGTGTTTGGAAAATACAGTGAACCGCGCTGGTGGAAGTTATTATTCTCTGGACTCAATCAAAGAAATCTCTGAAGTCTGCAAGAAAAATAATTTGAAACTTCACCTGGATGGCGCGCGAATTTTTAACGCGCTCGCTGAAACAGGAGATTCTCCTGCTGAAACTGCAAAGTATTTTGATTCAGTTTCCATTTGTTTTTCAAAAGGATTAGGTTGTCCTGTCGGTTCTGTTTTAGTTGGCGATGCAGACTACATTAAAAAAGCACGAAGAGTGCGAAAAGTTTTCGGAGGAGGAATGCGTCAGGCGGGATTCATTGCAAGTGCGGGACTTTACGCGCTCGACAATAATATCAAACGTTTGAAAGAAGACCATATCCGCGCACAGAAAATTGCGGAAGTATTAAAAACTGCTCCCTATGTTCAGGAACTTCTTCCCGTCACGACAAACATTATCATCTTCACTGTAAAAGAACCAATGACTTCTCAGGAATTCATAGCGAAACTTGGAGAGAAAGATGTGAAAGGAATTGCCTTTGGAAAAAAAATGGTGCGCTTTGTTACTCACCTTGACTTCACTGATGAGATGCTGGAAAAAACTTTGAAGGCGCTGAAATCAATCTGA
- a CDS encoding ABC transporter ATP-binding protein, which produces MEIISAQNIVKRFANHTALDEVSISIPEKSVFGLLGPNGAGKTTLIRIINQITAPDSGQVLFNGEKLSQKHIEQIGYLPEERGLYKKMEVGEQCLYLAQLKGLSKKEAQKKLKIWFEKFEMGSWWKKKVEELSKGMQQKVQFVATVIHEPRVLILDEPFSGFDPINANLIKNELLELKAKGSTIMLSTHNMNSVEELCGHIALINNAKTILHGSVKEIRQQYKSDTYEVDFTGDLITFTKSLYVNFELLEKNQEGTHCKVKVKLLRNKTPNDLLETILPFVQIQGLREILPSMNDIFISKVKETEIHSTVNLTE; this is translated from the coding sequence ATGGAAATTATTTCTGCGCAAAATATTGTAAAACGTTTCGCCAATCACACAGCGTTGGATGAAGTAAGTATTTCCATTCCTGAAAAAAGTGTTTTTGGTTTGCTCGGTCCGAACGGAGCAGGAAAAACCACGCTTATACGCATCATCAATCAAATTACCGCACCCGACAGCGGACAGGTTTTGTTCAACGGAGAAAAACTTTCGCAAAAACATATTGAGCAAATCGGCTACCTGCCCGAAGAGCGCGGGCTCTACAAAAAAATGGAAGTGGGCGAACAATGCCTTTACCTTGCGCAGTTAAAAGGTCTAAGTAAAAAAGAAGCGCAGAAGAAATTAAAAATATGGTTTGAGAAATTTGAGATGGGTAGTTGGTGGAAAAAGAAAGTGGAAGAACTCTCTAAAGGAATGCAGCAGAAAGTTCAGTTTGTGGCAACCGTTATTCATGAGCCGCGAGTTTTAATTCTCGATGAACCCTTCAGCGGGTTTGATCCCATCAATGCCAACCTTATCAAGAATGAATTGCTTGAACTGAAAGCAAAAGGTTCCACCATCATGCTTTCCACGCATAATATGAATTCGGTGGAAGAACTCTGCGGCCATATTGCGCTTATCAACAATGCAAAAACAATTCTGCATGGCTCGGTAAAAGAAATACGCCAGCAATATAAATCAGATACGTATGAAGTGGATTTCACAGGTGACTTGATCACATTTACAAAATCGCTCTATGTAAATTTTGAATTACTGGAAAAAAATCAGGAGGGAACGCATTGCAAAGTCAAAGTAAAACTTCTACGAAACAAAACTCCGAACGATTTGCTTGAAACCATTCTTCCATTCGTTCAGATACAGGGCCTCCGCGAAATCCTGCCAAGCATGAACGATATTTTTATTTCGAAAGTGAAAGAAACAGAAATTCATTCAACAGTAAACCTTACTGAATAA
- a CDS encoding SDR family oxidoreductase yields MNIIITGASRGIGYETAQLLSKEHKVIGIARTIAGRNLKSPPTFISLPFDLEKGNIKKDLLPQIKKHFDSADVLINNAAAFFRKPFEKISRQDFEKIFQVNVFSVAELTQAILPLMKKGHVLNIASMGGIQGSIKFPGLSAYSSSKGALITLTECLAEEYKNKNISFNAIAFGAVQTEMLSEAFPNFKAPLTATQAAEFVSYFAVNGNKYFNGKILQMALSTP; encoded by the coding sequence ATGAATATTATTATTACAGGTGCAAGCAGGGGAATTGGCTATGAAACCGCCCAGCTTCTTTCCAAAGAACATAAAGTAATTGGAATTGCAAGAACTATCGCTGGCCGGAATTTAAAATCTCCGCCAACTTTTATTTCTCTTCCTTTTGATTTGGAAAAAGGAAATATAAAAAAGGATTTGCTTCCGCAGATTAAAAAACATTTTGATTCGGCAGATGTTTTAATTAATAATGCAGCAGCATTTTTCAGAAAACCTTTTGAAAAAATTTCACGACAAGATTTCGAAAAAATATTTCAGGTAAATGTTTTTTCTGTTGCTGAATTAACCCAGGCAATCCTTCCTTTGATGAAAAAAGGACACGTCCTTAACATTGCTTCTATGGGAGGAATACAGGGAAGCATAAAATTTCCGGGACTTTCCGCTTATAGTTCCAGCAAAGGCGCGCTAATTACGCTTACAGAATGCTTGGCAGAAGAATACAAAAACAAAAATATTTCTTTTAACGCAATTGCTTTTGGTGCGGTTCAAACCGAAATGCTTTCGGAAGCATTTCCAAATTTCAAAGCGCCTCTTACCGCAACGCAGGCAGCAGAGTTTGTTTCTTACTTTGCAGTAAACGGAAATAAATATTTCAACGGAAAAATTTTGCAGATGGCTTTATCTACTCCGTAA
- a CDS encoding MFS transporter codes for MSLEKNNPSSPFSSFQNKEFLWYLLARFGLILGAQMQYTIVGWQIKELTNDALSLGLIGLGEAIPFLAIAPFAGHIADIIDRKKILFVSTVAMMFSSAFLFWFTVDSSIINNFGTFPIYSVIFLTGIARGFIGPTYFALLPQIVSRELIPNAATWSSTIFHICVVAGPAAGGLILGFAGMNYAYAVSFVMIAFSLLSILFIKSHPLPKKESKDSFVTNLSAGIRFVLKNQIVFSALSLDLFAVLFGGATALLPIFATDILHVGSEGFGFLRAAPAFGAVVMAGVLAYFPPQKKAGTTLLWSVALFGVCIILFAVSKNFYLSLFILALSGAFDNVSVVVRHIILQLATPDDMRGRVAAVNGMFIGSSNEIGAFESGVAAKLLGLIPSVIFGGCMTIGIVGLIGKISPRLRKLDLQSMQ; via the coding sequence GTGAGTTTAGAAAAAAATAATCCTTCCTCTCCCTTTTCTTCGTTTCAGAATAAAGAATTTCTCTGGTATCTTTTAGCGCGGTTCGGATTAATTCTTGGCGCGCAAATGCAATATACAATTGTTGGCTGGCAAATAAAAGAACTGACGAATGATGCGCTTTCACTTGGTCTCATCGGTTTGGGAGAAGCAATTCCTTTTCTCGCCATTGCTCCGTTTGCCGGACACATTGCCGATATAATTGACAGAAAAAAAATTCTTTTTGTTTCCACTGTAGCAATGATGTTTTCATCCGCATTTCTTTTCTGGTTCACCGTAGATTCTTCCATCATAAATAATTTCGGCACGTTTCCCATTTACTCAGTAATTTTTCTCACCGGAATTGCCAGGGGATTTATCGGTCCCACTTATTTTGCATTGCTCCCACAAATTGTTTCGCGGGAACTGATTCCAAATGCCGCCACCTGGAGTTCCACTATTTTTCACATCTGTGTGGTGGCGGGTCCCGCAGCAGGCGGATTGATTCTTGGATTTGCGGGAATGAATTATGCGTACGCAGTTTCATTTGTAATGATTGCTTTTTCTCTTCTCTCTATACTTTTTATAAAAAGCCATCCGCTGCCGAAAAAAGAATCCAAAGATTCATTTGTTACCAATCTTTCTGCGGGAATCCGTTTCGTACTAAAAAATCAAATTGTGTTCAGCGCGCTCTCGCTCGATTTGTTCGCAGTTCTTTTTGGCGGAGCAACCGCACTGCTTCCTATTTTCGCTACAGATATTCTGCACGTGGGCAGCGAAGGTTTTGGGTTTCTCCGCGCAGCTCCTGCATTTGGTGCGGTGGTAATGGCGGGAGTTCTTGCTTATTTTCCTCCGCAGAAAAAAGCGGGAACAACTTTACTCTGGTCGGTGGCATTATTTGGAGTTTGCATTATTCTTTTTGCGGTTTCAAAAAATTTTTATCTCTCACTTTTCATCCTTGCGCTCAGCGGAGCGTTTGACAATGTAAGCGTAGTGGTTCGCCATATAATTCTTCAACTTGCCACACCGGATGACATGCGCGGGCGAGTTGCTGCAGTGAACGGAATGTTCATTGGTTCATCGAATGAAATCGGTGCGTTTGAATCGGGAGTTGCCGCAAAACTTCTTGGATTAATTCCATCCGTAATTTTTGGCGGCTGCATGACGATTGGAATTGTGGGATTGATCGGGAAAATTTCTCCACGCTTAAGAAAATTAGATTTACAATCCATGCAATAG
- a CDS encoding SRPBCC family protein, giving the protein MKIIKGILITLVILAVIITVIGFLSPRHVHVERSMTIKAPVEIVHAQINNLKNWNNWSPWYKMDTAMKMEYNTIAEGAGASFKWESKNKNVGSGDLTITSSTKDSIVTAMNFMENGTATGKFVFTKADSPKDSLRSGTKVTWTMESDMGMNPIGRIFGLFMDKMVGKDFEKGLAGIKDVAEATPTGPKKYRGYEVVEMDSPEIIFIGKKDSISRNKISEFYQKNLPAVFEAVKKEKLQPAIPFPSGLFFKWDTVNKITVMAAVMAVKGDSKTKVKGFETFVVPAGKTLNIKYFGGYNGIGPAHEAMDDYINEKGFIKRTPVREEYVTDPMTEKDSTKWLTNVIYPVK; this is encoded by the coding sequence ATGAAAATCATTAAAGGAATTTTAATCACACTTGTTATTCTTGCAGTAATTATTACCGTTATAGGATTTCTTTCGCCAAGGCACGTTCATGTTGAACGTTCGATGACAATCAAAGCACCTGTGGAAATTGTGCATGCACAAATCAACAATTTAAAAAACTGGAACAATTGGTCGCCCTGGTATAAAATGGATACCGCTATGAAAATGGAATACAATACTATTGCAGAAGGAGCTGGCGCAAGTTTCAAATGGGAAAGCAAAAATAAAAATGTTGGCAGCGGAGATTTAACAATCACATCAAGCACCAAAGATTCGATTGTAACCGCGATGAACTTTATGGAAAACGGAACGGCAACCGGAAAATTTGTTTTCACGAAAGCGGATAGTCCGAAGGACTCCTTACGGAGCGGTACAAAAGTTACCTGGACAATGGAAAGCGATATGGGAATGAATCCTATAGGAAGAATTTTTGGTTTGTTCATGGATAAAATGGTAGGAAAAGATTTTGAAAAAGGACTTGCAGGAATTAAAGATGTGGCAGAAGCAACTCCGACCGGACCGAAAAAATACCGCGGCTATGAAGTGGTGGAAATGGATTCGCCTGAAATTATTTTCATAGGAAAAAAAGATTCAATAAGCCGGAATAAAATTTCTGAGTTCTATCAGAAAAATCTTCCTGCAGTTTTTGAAGCGGTGAAAAAAGAAAAACTCCAGCCCGCAATTCCTTTTCCTTCCGGATTATTTTTCAAATGGGATACTGTAAATAAAATAACTGTGATGGCTGCGGTAATGGCTGTGAAAGGCGATTCAAAAACAAAGGTGAAAGGATTTGAAACGTTTGTTGTTCCCGCAGGAAAAACTTTGAACATAAAATATTTTGGCGGCTATAATGGAATAGGTCCTGCTCATGAGGCAATGGATGATTACATTAATGAAAAAGGATTTATAAAACGTACCCCTGTAAGAGAAGAATACGTGACTGACCCGATGACGGAAAAAGACAGCACTAAATGGCTGACGAATGTAATTTATCCGGTAAAGTGA
- a CDS encoding TIGR02757 family protein, translating to MTEEELLLFLEEKVDKYNRPEFIESDPISIPHKFSKREDIEIAGFLTATISWGQRITIIKNANELMRRMDFSPYSFILNHSKKDLSSFKNFKHRTFNHTDLKFFLSSLKNIYCKHKSLENVFIGENVKEAIINFRKIFLSVPHPARTKKHISNPEANSSAKRLNMFLRWMIRKDKRGVDFGIWKNFFQKDLMCPLDVHSGNVARKLGLLARKQNDWQAVEELTSRLREFDSNDPVKYDFALFGLGVFESR from the coding sequence GTGACCGAAGAAGAACTCCTTTTATTCCTAGAAGAAAAAGTTGACAAGTATAACCGCCCTGAATTTATAGAGAGTGATCCCATTTCCATTCCGCATAAGTTTTCAAAGAGAGAAGATATAGAGATTGCCGGATTTCTTACCGCTACAATTTCCTGGGGACAACGCATTACTATAATAAAGAATGCAAATGAATTGATGAGACGAATGGATTTTTCTCCATACAGTTTTATCCTGAACCATTCAAAAAAAGATTTGTCTTCATTCAAAAATTTCAAACACAGAACTTTTAATCATACTGATTTGAAATTTTTTCTCAGTTCATTAAAAAATATTTATTGCAAACATAAATCGCTTGAAAATGTTTTTATAGGCGAAAATGTAAAAGAAGCAATCATTAACTTCCGAAAAATATTTTTATCCGTTCCCCATCCTGCAAGAACGAAAAAACACATTTCAAATCCCGAAGCAAATTCATCTGCAAAAAGATTAAATATGTTTTTACGATGGATGATTCGAAAAGATAAGCGTGGAGTTGATTTTGGAATCTGGAAAAACTTTTTTCAGAAAGATTTAATGTGTCCGCTTGATGTGCATTCGGGAAATGTGGCTCGTAAACTCGGTTTGCTCGCCCGAAAACAAAACGACTGGCAAGCAGTTGAAGAACTTACCAGTCGTTTGCGTGAGTTTGATTCGAATGACCCTGTGAAATATGACTTCGCATTGTTCGGCTTAGGAGTATTCGAATCCCGATAG
- a CDS encoding RNA methyltransferase, with protein MSKELLEYLSGFVTAKRLKRFDEVIAERTRHLTLVLEDIYQPHNAAAVLRSCDCFGIQDVHIIENQNKFEANPDVELGSLKWLTIYKYNSKPENTFDCISSLKKKRYKIIVTSPHKNDCSIEELNIENKTALFFGTEMRGATPLAFEQADAFVKIPMVGFTESLNISVSAAVTLYTLASRLKKSQIKWKVTKEEEIEIRLQWLRNSIPKCEILEKDFLLKSR; from the coding sequence ATGAGTAAAGAGTTGTTGGAATATCTTTCCGGCTTTGTTACTGCAAAGCGTTTGAAGCGTTTTGATGAAGTCATCGCTGAACGCACACGCCATCTCACTCTTGTTCTCGAAGATATTTACCAGCCGCACAATGCTGCAGCGGTTTTGCGCTCGTGCGATTGTTTCGGAATTCAGGATGTGCACATCATAGAAAATCAAAATAAGTTTGAAGCAAACCCCGATGTGGAACTTGGCTCGCTCAAATGGCTTACTATATATAAGTATAATTCAAAACCCGAAAATACTTTTGATTGCATTTCGTCCTTGAAAAAAAAAAGATACAAAATCATTGTCACATCTCCGCATAAAAACGATTGTTCAATTGAAGAATTAAATATTGAAAACAAAACCGCGCTTTTCTTCGGAACAGAAATGCGTGGTGCTACTCCATTAGCATTTGAGCAGGCAGATGCATTCGTAAAAATTCCGATGGTGGGATTTACGGAGAGTTTGAATATTTCGGTTTCAGCAGCGGTGACATTATACACGCTTGCTTCCCGCTTGAAAAAATCCCAGATAAAGTGGAAAGTAACAAAAGAAGAAGAAATTGAAATTCGCTTGCAATGGCTGAGAAATTCCATTCCCAAATGCGAAATTTTAGAAAAAGATTTTTTGCTGAAATCCAGGTAA
- a CDS encoding agmatinase family protein: protein MNKIEKIKSFDPNSPADVNSGIFGLPFTVDEAEIILIPVPWDVTVSYSDGTSKGPQAILDASAQVDLFDPLVKDSWKIGVAIEEISKKISAKNSALRKIASKYIGNIEKGVSTETSAMKKICAEVNKGCEELKSWVKESAKKYLQKNKIVGLVGGDHSTPLGFMEALVEKNEFGILQIDAHCDLRKAYEGFEYSHASIMYNVLKIPQIKKLVQVGIRDWCEEENNLINSSNGRVKTFFDYRMKNEIYEGKIWKNICEEIVSELPEKVYLSFDIDGLDPKLCPNTGTPVPGGLEFEQAVYLITEVVKSGKKIIGFDLNEVAPGKDEWNGNVGARMLFKMCNLTAVSNGLAKFS, encoded by the coding sequence ATGAACAAAATAGAAAAAATAAAATCATTCGACCCAAATAGCCCTGCTGATGTCAATAGCGGAATTTTTGGATTGCCCTTTACGGTTGATGAAGCAGAAATAATTTTAATTCCTGTTCCATGGGATGTTACCGTTTCCTACAGCGATGGAACTTCAAAAGGGCCGCAGGCAATCCTTGATGCTTCCGCGCAGGTGGATTTGTTTGACCCGCTGGTGAAAGATTCCTGGAAGATTGGCGTAGCGATTGAAGAAATTTCAAAAAAGATTTCCGCAAAGAATTCCGCACTCAGAAAAATTGCTTCGAAATATATTGGAAATATTGAAAAAGGAGTTTCCACCGAAACCTCGGCAATGAAAAAAATCTGCGCTGAAGTAAATAAAGGTTGTGAAGAATTAAAATCTTGGGTGAAAGAATCAGCAAAAAAATATTTGCAGAAAAATAAAATTGTCGGATTGGTTGGCGGAGACCACAGCACTCCTCTTGGTTTTATGGAAGCGCTGGTAGAAAAAAATGAGTTTGGAATTCTGCAGATTGACGCGCACTGCGATTTGAGAAAAGCATACGAAGGTTTTGAATATTCCCACGCTTCGATTATGTATAATGTATTAAAGATTCCACAAATAAAAAAATTAGTTCAGGTTGGAATCCGCGACTGGTGCGAAGAAGAAAATAATCTTATTAATTCTTCAAACGGCAGAGTGAAAACTTTTTTCGATTATAGGATGAAAAATGAAATATATGAAGGAAAAATCTGGAAAAACATTTGCGAAGAAATTGTTTCCGAACTTCCGGAAAAAGTTTATCTGAGTTTTGATATTGACGGGCTTGATCCGAAACTTTGCCCTAACACCGGCACGCCTGTTCCCGGAGGATTGGAATTTGAGCAGGCAGTTTATCTCATCACAGAAGTAGTAAAGAGCGGAAAAAAAATTATTGGTTTCGATTTGAATGAAGTTGCGCCAGGAAAAGATGAATGGAACGGAAACGTTGGCGCAAGAATGCTTTTCAAAATGTGCAATCTCACTGCGGTTTCAAACGGACTCGCAAAATTCAGTTAA
- a CDS encoding methionyl-tRNA formyltransferase, protein MKIIFFGTPEFAVASLDMLMKNNYDVVGIVTAPDKPAGRGLEIKMSAVKEFAREKNLKVFQPENLKSEEFISQLKELNPDLGVVVAFRKMPEEIFSLPKNGTFNLHASLLPQYRGAAPINWAIINGEKESGVTTFFLEKEIDTGKIILRAKENIREEDTAGDLYERLMKDGADLVLKTVRAIETGNYTPQEQKDFIKPGEKLKPAPKIFKEDCRINWKESAEEIYDFIRGLSPYPTAFTEIKKQNEILSLKIFRASKEILQHQNEIASIHTDGKTFAKIAAKDGFINLIELQLAGRKKMQIDEFLRGFSLSDWKIIV, encoded by the coding sequence ATGAAGATTATTTTTTTCGGCACCCCTGAATTTGCAGTTGCCTCGCTTGATATGCTGATGAAAAATAATTATGATGTTGTTGGCATTGTTACAGCTCCTGATAAACCAGCAGGACGGGGATTGGAAATAAAGATGTCGGCAGTAAAAGAATTCGCCCGCGAAAAAAATCTGAAAGTTTTTCAGCCGGAAAATTTGAAAAGCGAAGAATTTATTTCGCAATTGAAAGAATTAAATCCTGATTTGGGAGTTGTGGTGGCATTCCGTAAAATGCCCGAAGAAATTTTTTCTCTTCCGAAAAATGGAACTTTCAATTTGCACGCTTCATTGCTTCCTCAATATCGCGGTGCGGCCCCGATTAACTGGGCAATTATCAATGGGGAAAAGGAAAGCGGTGTTACTACATTTTTTCTGGAGAAGGAAATTGACACCGGAAAAATAATTTTGCGCGCCAAAGAAAATATCCGTGAAGAAGATACTGCCGGAGATTTATACGAGAGGTTGATGAAAGACGGAGCCGATTTGGTTTTGAAAACCGTTCGCGCCATTGAAACCGGAAATTACACTCCGCAGGAACAAAAAGATTTTATTAAACCCGGAGAGAAATTAAAACCGGCCCCGAAAATTTTCAAGGAGGATTGCAGGATAAACTGGAAAGAATCAGCAGAAGAAATTTATGACTTCATTCGCGGATTAAGTCCATATCCGACTGCGTTTACAGAAATAAAAAAACAAAATGAAATTTTATCTTTGAAAATATTCCGAGCTTCAAAAGAAATTCTTCAGCATCAAAATGAAATTGCTTCCATTCACACCGATGGAAAAACTTTTGCAAAGATTGCAGCGAAAGACGGATTCATAAACCTCATCGAACTTCAGCTCGCAGGAAGAAAAAAAATGCAGATTGATGAATTTCTCAGAGGGTTTTCACTCAGCGATTGGAAAATAATTGTATGA